In Geminocystis sp. NIES-3708, a single window of DNA contains:
- a CDS encoding salt stress protein, Slr1339 family: MSNIDDIFTQIQNKYQQKQQKKNIIKNAINTYCQPVNNKENKDNIDSLLSEIQNTKKSQKQEEKDDDLLSDIEAKFQQRKSTTTKKSNASLDLLTDVEAKFQQQKSTMTKKSNASLDLLTDIEAKFQQQKSINKSDKKSSITESSLQDIAENFSQKQSETKHNKKIDNLEDIRQKELEKQRQEKQLRRKAEIWLKNLDPYSDEGFWFEQFALSYQSKLEAAIDYLKALQ, translated from the coding sequence ATGAGTAATATAGATGATATTTTTACTCAAATTCAGAATAAGTATCAACAAAAACAGCAAAAAAAAAATATTATTAAAAATGCTATTAATACTTATTGTCAGCCAGTGAATAATAAAGAAAATAAAGATAATATAGATTCTTTGTTATCGGAGATACAAAATACTAAGAAATCTCAGAAACAAGAAGAAAAAGATGATGATTTATTGTCAGATATAGAAGCCAAATTTCAGCAACGAAAATCTACTACGACTAAAAAAAGTAATGCTTCACTAGATTTATTAACGGATGTAGAAGCCAAATTTCAACAACAAAAATCTACTATGACTAAAAAAAGTAATGCTTCACTAGATTTATTAACAGATATAGAAGCCAAATTTCAACAACAAAAATCTATCAATAAATCCGATAAAAAATCTTCTATAACTGAATCATCTTTACAAGATATAGCTGAAAATTTTAGTCAAAAACAGTCAGAAACAAAACATAATAAAAAAATTGATAATTTAGAAGATATTAGACAAAAAGAATTAGAAAAACAAAGGCAAGAAAAACAATTAAGAAGAAAAGCAGAAATTTGGTTAAAAAATTTAGATCCTTATTCTGATGAAGGTTTTTGGTTTGAACAATTTGCTTTATCTTATCAATCTAAGTTAGAAGCTGCTATTGATTATTTAAAAGCTTTACAGTAA
- a CDS encoding NAD(P)H-quinone oxidoreductase subunit N, whose amino-acid sequence MPLLTTGKGFIKDLEKSGIVAVYAPLEGGFEGRYQRRLRASGYNTINISARGLGDLSAYLMGIHGVRPPHLGKKNIGQEGAVGPTYFIPPIALSQLENIPSSSKGLVLWIIEGFVLSNQEKEYLISLTKQEPKIKVVLELGGERYFRWEAL is encoded by the coding sequence ATGCCATTATTAACTACAGGAAAAGGTTTTATCAAAGATTTAGAAAAATCAGGCATTGTAGCTGTCTATGCACCTCTTGAAGGAGGTTTTGAAGGGCGTTATCAAAGAAGATTAAGAGCTTCAGGTTATAATACTATTAATATTTCAGCTAGGGGATTAGGGGATTTAAGTGCTTATTTAATGGGCATTCATGGAGTGCGCCCTCCTCATTTAGGAAAGAAAAATATTGGTCAAGAAGGTGCAGTTGGACCTACTTATTTTATCCCACCTATTGCTCTTTCTCAACTAGAAAATATACCTTCTTCTTCTAAAGGTTTAGTTTTATGGATTATTGAAGGTTTTGTGCTTTCTAATCAAGAAAAAGAGTATTTAATTAGTTTAACAAAACAAGAACCAAAAATTAAAGTAGTTTTAGAACTTGGTGGAGAACGTTATTTCCGTTGGGAAGCCTTATAA
- a CDS encoding YaaW family protein: MVNELRAVLELATEEELQQVTKVLFSRRFNPIDYLNTPDPLDVQSQDWQGWLDTIEKRFRFLAADGVTVLRRQTDKVSYRDTLIQVCRYLKIPYAQQMTTIEIESEIFLNLLQKAWHKLPPSEQKSLKSRVISSLADSTIPEPLPLNLQHDPVKILLQGSSVVAVSSILKPWLLQKIAQQFAIHFATYQVAKTTIINGGIATATQLQNHFTLQMAKRGMVMSTARYTAVRGIFTFLGPVLWGCFFADLGWRAISTNYTRIIPVIFTLAQIRLTRGDDWQLLPC; encoded by the coding sequence ATGGTGAATGAATTAAGGGCTGTGTTAGAATTAGCGACGGAAGAAGAATTGCAACAAGTTACAAAAGTTCTCTTTAGTCGAAGATTTAATCCTATTGATTACTTAAATACCCCAGATCCTCTCGATGTGCAAAGTCAAGATTGGCAAGGATGGTTAGACACTATAGAAAAGCGTTTTCGTTTTTTGGCGGCAGATGGTGTAACAGTCTTACGTCGTCAAACCGATAAAGTTTCATATCGAGACACTTTAATTCAAGTGTGTCGTTATTTAAAAATTCCTTATGCTCAACAAATGACAACTATTGAAATTGAAAGTGAAATTTTCTTAAACTTATTACAAAAAGCATGGCATAAATTACCACCATCAGAACAAAAATCCCTTAAAAGTAGGGTTATTTCTTCTTTAGCCGATAGTACAATTCCTGAACCTTTGCCTTTAAATTTACAACATGATCCTGTTAAAATTTTATTACAGGGCAGCAGTGTTGTTGCAGTCAGTTCTATTTTAAAACCTTGGTTGCTACAAAAAATAGCCCAACAATTTGCTATACATTTCGCTACCTATCAGGTGGCTAAAACAACTATTATTAATGGTGGCATTGCCACAGCTACTCAATTACAAAATCATTTTACTCTACAAATGGCTAAACGGGGAATGGTGATGAGTACAGCTAGATATACGGCAGTAAGAGGTATTTTTACTTTCTTAGGTCCTGTATTATGGGGATGTTTCTTTGCTGATTTAGGCTGGAGAGCAATCTCAACTAATTACACAAGAATTATACCAGTTATTTTTACCCTAGCACAAATTCGCCTTACTCGTGGCGATGATTGGCAGTTATTACCTTGTTAA
- the aat gene encoding leucyl/phenylalanyl-tRNA--protein transferase, which produces MIDIPSIIQGYAHGNFLMADDYQQLAWYSSDQRTLIPLDNRFRYPKSLQRVLNKNTFSVAINRDFVGVCRGCANRKTTWISSELIDIYIELNRAGWAYSFETWHNDQLAGGILGIVIRGAFIGESMFFNIPEASKVAMVKLVEHLRSQNFVLFDAQMQNPHLQRFGSYIIDNKEYMKLLSQALDTQCNFISK; this is translated from the coding sequence ATGATCGATATTCCCTCTATTATTCAGGGGTATGCCCATGGTAATTTTTTAATGGCTGATGATTATCAACAGTTGGCATGGTATTCTAGTGACCAAAGAACTCTAATTCCTTTGGATAATCGTTTTCGTTATCCCAAATCTTTACAACGAGTATTAAATAAAAATACTTTTTCTGTTGCTATTAATCGAGATTTTGTAGGAGTTTGTCGAGGTTGTGCCAATCGAAAAACAACTTGGATTTCTTCCGAATTAATTGATATTTATATAGAATTAAATCGTGCTGGTTGGGCTTATAGTTTTGAAACATGGCACAATGATCAATTAGCAGGAGGTATTTTGGGTATTGTTATTCGAGGTGCTTTTATCGGTGAATCAATGTTTTTTAATATTCCTGAAGCTTCCAAAGTTGCGATGGTAAAATTAGTTGAACACTTGCGATCGCAAAATTTTGTTTTATTCGATGCTCAAATGCAAAATCCTCACCTTCAAAGATTTGGATCATATATCATTGACAATAAAGAATATATGAAACTATTATCACAAGCCCTTGACACTCAATGTAATTTTATTAGCAAATAA
- the rsmI gene encoding 16S rRNA (cytidine(1402)-2'-O)-methyltransferase, with protein sequence MTGILYLVATPIGNLKDITFRAIETLQTVDLIAAEDTRHTAKLLNHYQIKTQTISYHQHNHQARVSELITKLLNGLNIALVTDAGTPAISDPGYHLVLACIESNINIIPIPGAIAAINGLVASGLPTEKFCFEGFLPTKKKLREELLNKLQTEKRTLIFYEAPHKLQKTLTDLADFLGINRNICLARELTKIHENFWRGNLQKAIEFYQHHEPKGEYTIIIEGNKEQEEIELSETQIKEEIEKLLKQGMSKTEASQKLAKYTNLSRREIYQLMISKN encoded by the coding sequence GTGACAGGAATACTTTACCTTGTAGCTACTCCCATTGGTAACTTAAAAGATATAACATTTCGTGCTATCGAAACCTTGCAAACCGTTGATTTAATCGCCGCTGAAGATACTAGACACACCGCCAAGTTATTAAATCATTATCAAATCAAAACCCAGACTATCAGTTACCATCAGCATAATCACCAAGCTAGAGTTAGTGAATTAATCACCAAATTATTAAACGGTTTAAATATTGCCTTGGTAACTGATGCTGGAACACCAGCTATTTCAGATCCGGGTTATCATTTAGTATTGGCTTGTATTGAATCCAATATTAACATTATACCCATACCCGGTGCGATCGCTGCTATTAATGGATTAGTCGCATCAGGATTACCCACCGAAAAATTTTGTTTTGAGGGATTTTTGCCAACAAAAAAGAAATTAAGAGAAGAATTATTAAATAAATTACAAACAGAAAAACGCACTCTCATTTTTTATGAAGCCCCCCACAAATTACAGAAAACTTTAACAGATTTAGCTGATTTTTTGGGTATAAATAGAAATATTTGTTTGGCAAGAGAATTAACTAAAATTCATGAAAATTTTTGGCGTGGTAATCTACAAAAAGCTATAGAATTTTATCAACATCATGAACCAAAAGGCGAATATACTATTATTATCGAAGGAAATAAGGAACAAGAAGAAATTGAATTATCAGAAACTCAAATTAAAGAAGAAATTGAAAAATTATTAAAACAAGGTATGAGTAAAACTGAAGCTAGTCAAAAATTAGCTAAATATACTAACTTATCTCGCCGAGAAATTTATCAATTAATGATTAGTAAAAATTAG
- the gap gene encoding type I glyceraldehyde-3-phosphate dehydrogenase, whose amino-acid sequence MSKIKVAINGFGRIGRLVFRAGIDNPNIEFVGINDLVPPENIAYLLKYDSTHGKFNGTVEAKENGIEVNGKFIPCVSVRNPEELPWEEYGAEYVVEATGLFTDYEGAGKHLKAGAKKVVISAPTKDPEKVATLLMGVNHENYHPSSHDVVSNASCTTNCLAPIAKVLDDNFGLTEGLMTTIHAMTATQPTVDGPSKKDFRGGRGAAQNIIPSSTGAAKAVALVLPQLKGRLTGMAFRVPTPNVSVVDLTFRTEKATNYQGICEAMKKASETDLKGILGYTDEAVASSDFVTDSHSSIFDAGAGIELNSNFFKVVSWYDNEWGYSNRMIDLILFMANK is encoded by the coding sequence ATGTCTAAAATAAAAGTAGCTATCAACGGTTTTGGCAGAATTGGTAGATTAGTATTTCGTGCAGGAATTGATAACCCTAACATTGAATTTGTGGGAATTAATGATTTAGTGCCACCAGAAAATATTGCCTATCTTCTTAAATATGACTCTACTCACGGTAAATTTAACGGCACTGTAGAGGCGAAAGAAAATGGCATCGAAGTCAACGGTAAATTTATTCCCTGCGTTTCCGTGCGTAATCCTGAAGAATTGCCTTGGGAAGAATATGGTGCAGAATATGTTGTGGAAGCCACAGGTTTATTTACTGATTATGAAGGTGCAGGAAAACACCTCAAAGCGGGAGCAAAAAAAGTTGTAATTTCAGCACCTACAAAAGATCCTGAAAAAGTAGCTACCTTATTAATGGGAGTCAATCATGAAAATTATCATCCAAGTAGCCATGATGTAGTTTCTAATGCTAGTTGTACTACTAACTGTTTAGCACCTATCGCCAAAGTATTAGACGATAACTTCGGTTTAACAGAAGGTTTAATGACTACAATCCACGCCATGACAGCTACTCAACCCACCGTTGACGGGCCAAGTAAAAAAGATTTTCGAGGCGGTAGAGGGGCAGCCCAAAACATAATACCATCTTCCACAGGGGCGGCTAAAGCAGTAGCCTTAGTATTACCTCAACTGAAAGGAAGATTGACAGGTATGGCTTTTAGAGTACCAACTCCTAACGTTTCCGTAGTAGATTTAACCTTCCGCACAGAAAAAGCCACCAATTATCAAGGCATTTGCGAAGCCATGAAAAAAGCCTCTGAAACTGACTTAAAAGGTATTTTAGGTTACACTGATGAAGCCGTAGCATCATCCGATTTTGTTACAGATTCCCACTCCAGTATATTTGACGCTGGAGCTGGAATAGAACTTAACTCTAACTTTTTTAAAGTCGTTTCTTGGTATGATAATGAATGGGGTTATTCTAACCGTATGATAGATTTGATTTTATTTATGGCGAATAAATAA
- a CDS encoding NblA/ycf18 family protein encodes MSNSMGLSLEQQFNLRSFQTQVQNMSREQAADFLIKLYEEMLVRENVYKDVLKHQWGL; translated from the coding sequence ATGTCTAATTCGATGGGATTATCGTTAGAGCAACAGTTCAATTTACGTTCTTTTCAAACTCAAGTCCAAAATATGAGTAGAGAACAAGCGGCAGATTTTTTAATTAAATTATACGAGGAAATGTTAGTTAGGGAAAATGTGTATAAGGATGTCCTTAAACATCAATGGGGACTCTGA
- a CDS encoding RNA-binding protein produces MSVRLYVKLPKAELEKEGFEKMFSEFEPSFTTKLIKERKKNECRGFGFVTVPTDEDADLFISKYNNQVFIYNDEPFKDENGADFVLLIEKALPRTKGEKEENGTVTEGSEDQSGAENKVATPEIETVKPSRREGPKKTTTKKSRGKSNGGAKPKGDRSVSVSESIQPDPRWANELSKLKEMFAAQTSN; encoded by the coding sequence ATGTCAGTACGTCTTTATGTTAAGTTACCAAAGGCAGAATTAGAAAAAGAAGGTTTTGAAAAAATGTTCAGTGAATTTGAGCCTTCTTTCACCACTAAACTGATAAAAGAACGTAAAAAAAATGAGTGTCGTGGTTTTGGATTCGTAACGGTGCCCACCGATGAAGATGCTGATTTATTTATCAGTAAATACAATAATCAAGTTTTTATTTACAACGACGAACCTTTTAAAGATGAAAACGGAGCTGATTTTGTATTATTAATCGAAAAAGCCTTACCTCGCACTAAAGGTGAGAAAGAGGAAAATGGAACTGTCACAGAAGGTAGTGAAGATCAATCTGGAGCTGAGAATAAAGTAGCGACTCCAGAAATAGAAACCGTTAAACCTAGCCGTCGTGAAGGTCCTAAAAAAACCACCACGAAGAAATCTCGTGGAAAAAGTAACGGTGGTGCTAAACCTAAAGGTGATAGATCTGTTTCTGTCTCTGAATCAATCCAACCCGATCCTCGTTGGGCGAATGAGTTAAGTAAATTAAAGGAAATGTTTGCTGCTCAAACTTCTAACTAA
- a CDS encoding Mrp/NBP35 family ATP-binding protein, protein MLNQESILEVLKPVQDPELQKSLVELNMIRNIAVKDGDVSFTLVLTTPACPLREFIREDCEKAIKTLEGVNSVTVEITAETPQQKPLPDRQSVNQVKNIIAISSGKGGVGKSTVSVNVAVALAQMGAKVGLLDADIYGPNAPTMLGLNDVPIEVEKSSLGDILQPAFNHGIKMVSMGFLIDPDQPVMWRGPMLNGIIRQFLYQVNWGELDYLIVDMPPGTGDAQLTLAQAAPLAGAVIVTTPQTVSLQDARRGLKMFEQLGTNILGLVENMSYFIPPDMPNKNYDLFGSGGGEKASKELNVPLLGCIPLEISLREGGDVGIPIVVGNPESASAIALTKIAQQIAAKVSVMALK, encoded by the coding sequence ATGTTGAATCAAGAATCTATTTTAGAGGTTTTAAAACCCGTCCAAGATCCAGAATTACAAAAAAGTTTAGTAGAATTGAACATGATCCGTAATATAGCGGTGAAAGATGGTGATGTTAGTTTTACCCTCGTTTTGACTACTCCAGCGTGTCCATTACGGGAGTTTATTCGAGAAGATTGTGAAAAAGCCATTAAAACATTAGAAGGAGTTAATTCAGTTACAGTTGAAATCACAGCCGAAACTCCTCAGCAAAAGCCTTTACCTGATAGGCAATCGGTGAATCAAGTTAAAAATATTATTGCTATTTCTAGCGGTAAAGGAGGAGTGGGAAAAAGTACTGTTTCAGTCAATGTTGCTGTTGCCCTTGCCCAAATGGGTGCAAAGGTAGGTTTATTAGATGCTGATATTTATGGACCGAATGCACCTACAATGTTGGGTTTAAATGATGTACCCATTGAGGTAGAAAAATCGTCATTAGGAGATATTTTACAACCTGCCTTTAATCATGGTATTAAAATGGTTTCCATGGGTTTTTTAATTGATCCTGATCAACCCGTAATGTGGCGAGGTCCAATGCTAAACGGAATTATACGTCAATTTTTGTATCAAGTCAATTGGGGAGAATTAGATTATTTAATCGTCGATATGCCACCGGGTACAGGTGATGCTCAATTAACTTTAGCACAAGCAGCCCCTCTTGCTGGTGCAGTAATTGTAACAACACCTCAAACCGTTTCTTTACAAGATGCTCGTCGAGGTTTAAAAATGTTTGAACAATTAGGCACAAATATTTTAGGATTAGTAGAAAATATGAGCTATTTTATCCCCCCTGATATGCCTAATAAGAATTATGACCTTTTTGGCTCTGGTGGCGGTGAAAAAGCATCAAAAGAGTTAAATGTACCTTTGCTCGGTTGTATTCCATTAGAAATTTCTCTCCGAGAAGGTGGAGACGTTGGTATTCCTATTGTAGTGGGTAATCCTGAATCAGCTTCGGCGATCGCTCTGACAAAAATAGCTCAACAAATCGCCGCTAAAGTCTCTGTAATGGCATTAAAGTAA
- the rodA gene encoding rod shape-determining protein RodA: MNDTKNLDWFLISLVIAISSFGSLIIYSTQIYKQGTDWQSQLIMVVIGSIILLGLSNYRYELLLKYHWVTYLITNLLLLAVIFAGTTVNGAQSWINILGFQFQPSEFAKVGLIISLSAFLHYRDASKLSNFLPVIAIVGLPWVLIMIQPDLGTGLVFGAITLTMLYWANANLGWILLILSPLISAFLFNIIFPLWLIFVVAMILIAWFTLPYRFKHIWALITLFLNYLAGQLGHIFWDLLKPYQKDRLTLFLTPEKDPLGGGYHLIQSRIAIGSGKIYGNGFLDATQTHLNFVPEQHTDFIYSAIADQFGFIGGITILIVYWLICWRLVMIAMRSRDNFGSLLAIGVLAMIAFQTIVNIGMTMGLAPITGIPLPLLSYGRSSLLTNFIAFGLVEAVANARIMKIAKSR; this comes from the coding sequence GTGAATGATACTAAAAATCTCGATTGGTTTCTCATTAGTTTAGTTATTGCTATTAGTAGCTTCGGTAGTTTAATTATTTATAGCACTCAAATTTATAAACAGGGTACAGATTGGCAAAGTCAACTAATTATGGTTGTTATTGGCTCAATTATATTACTGGGTTTATCAAATTATCGTTATGAACTATTGCTAAAGTATCACTGGGTTACTTATCTTATCACTAATCTTCTTTTATTAGCGGTCATTTTTGCTGGTACAACGGTTAATGGTGCTCAAAGTTGGATTAATATTCTTGGTTTTCAATTTCAACCTTCAGAATTTGCTAAAGTCGGTTTAATTATTTCTCTGTCTGCTTTTTTACATTATCGAGATGCTTCAAAACTCTCTAATTTTCTGCCTGTGATTGCCATAGTTGGTTTACCTTGGGTGTTGATAATGATTCAACCTGATTTAGGCACAGGGTTAGTATTTGGAGCGATTACTTTAACCATGTTATATTGGGCAAATGCGAATTTAGGTTGGATTTTATTAATTTTATCTCCCCTTATTTCCGCTTTTTTGTTTAATATTATTTTTCCCCTCTGGCTCATTTTCGTGGTTGCCATGATTTTGATTGCTTGGTTTACCCTTCCTTATCGTTTTAAGCATATTTGGGCTTTAATTACATTATTCTTGAATTACTTAGCAGGACAATTAGGGCATATTTTTTGGGATTTATTAAAACCTTATCAAAAAGATCGTCTCACTTTATTTTTGACTCCTGAAAAAGATCCTCTCGGTGGCGGTTATCATTTAATACAGTCAAGAATTGCCATTGGTTCAGGTAAAATTTACGGTAATGGTTTTCTTGACGCTACCCAAACTCATCTTAACTTTGTGCCTGAACAACATACTGACTTTATCTATAGTGCGATCGCAGATCAATTTGGTTTTATTGGTGGTATCACTATCTTAATCGTGTATTGGTTAATTTGTTGGCGTTTAGTGATGATTGCGATGCGATCAAGAGATAATTTTGGATCATTATTAGCGATAGGAGTATTAGCGATGATTGCATTTCAAACCATTGTAAATATTGGAATGACCATGGGATTAGCACCTATTACAGGCATACCTTTACCTTTATTAAGTTATGGTAGATCATCTTTACTAACAAATTTTATCGCTTTTGGTTTAGTTGAAGCAGTAGCTAATGCCAGAATTATGAAAATAGCTAAGTCTCGTTAA
- a CDS encoding glutamine synthetase III produces the protein MSGNNSRVQAIYQITNREIKPFNTPKRLEDMWAKDVFTLSKMQECLPKTIFKSLKKTIQTGEPLDMSIADVVATAMRDWAISKKALYYAHVFYPLTNSTAEKHDGFVSVQGDGSVISEFAGKVLVKGEPDGSSFPNGGIRSTFEARGYTAWDVTSPAYVMETDNGVTLCIPTVFVSWTGEALDKKTPLLRSNAAMNKAAQKVLKLLGHKDIAPVNSSCGAEQEYFLVDSNFAHSRPDLLLAGRTLFGKPSAKGQEFDDHYFGAIPERVQVFMQDVEESMYRLGIPAKTRHNEVAPGQFELAPFFEAANVATDHQQLTMTILRKMAKKHGFTCLLHEKPFAGINGSGKHVNWSVGNATQGNLLDPGDTPHANAQFLVFCGAVIRGVHKYGPLLRAVVATASNDHRLGANEAPPAIISVYLGSQLEDVFEQILKGEVKSSKAAETMNIGVDTLPEIPMDPGDRNRTSPFAFTGNRFEFRAVGSHQSVAGPLVAMNTILAESLDWIAGELEAELNKGTELNTAIHKILKEIMEEHGNVIFGGNGYSSEWHKMAVEERGLKNLPTTADALPVLKEKHIEELFQKMGVLSPKELESRFEVYAEQYLLSIEVEAKLVISIAKTTIYPAAMKYLSSLTNTMASLKDIGIEIDKTTVKKVSELADSMMAEVQKLSDAVSKHDFESTEAHLKYFATTIRSLMDEVRKYADALEEEIADELWPLPTYQEMLFIK, from the coding sequence ATGAGCGGAAATAATTCACGGGTTCAAGCCATTTATCAGATTACAAATCGAGAAATTAAACCGTTTAACACCCCGAAACGGTTAGAAGATATGTGGGCAAAAGATGTTTTCACCCTCAGTAAGATGCAAGAATGTCTTCCCAAAACAATATTCAAATCTTTAAAAAAGACGATTCAAACAGGTGAACCCCTTGATATGTCCATCGCCGATGTGGTTGCTACTGCCATGAGAGATTGGGCGATTTCCAAAAAAGCTCTTTATTATGCCCACGTTTTTTATCCTCTCACTAACTCCACGGCTGAAAAACATGATGGTTTTGTCTCAGTACAAGGAGATGGTTCTGTAATTTCTGAATTTGCTGGTAAGGTATTAGTAAAAGGCGAACCTGATGGCTCATCTTTCCCTAATGGTGGTATTCGTTCTACTTTTGAAGCCAGAGGATATACAGCATGGGATGTCACCAGCCCCGCTTATGTCATGGAAACTGATAATGGCGTAACTTTATGTATTCCTACCGTGTTTGTTTCTTGGACAGGTGAAGCGTTAGATAAAAAAACCCCTCTGTTGCGATCAAATGCTGCCATGAATAAGGCTGCCCAAAAAGTATTAAAATTATTAGGTCATAAAGATATAGCTCCCGTTAATTCTAGTTGTGGTGCAGAACAAGAATATTTTTTAGTGGACTCCAATTTTGCCCATAGTCGCCCAGATTTATTATTAGCAGGAAGAACATTATTTGGTAAACCTTCTGCTAAAGGACAAGAATTTGATGATCATTATTTTGGAGCAATTCCTGAACGAGTACAAGTATTTATGCAGGATGTGGAAGAATCCATGTATCGTTTAGGTATTCCAGCCAAAACTCGTCATAATGAAGTTGCCCCCGGACAATTTGAATTAGCACCTTTTTTTGAAGCGGCGAATGTGGCAACAGATCATCAACAGTTAACCATGACAATTTTACGTAAAATGGCGAAAAAACATGGTTTTACTTGCCTACTTCATGAAAAACCCTTCGCTGGAATTAATGGCTCTGGTAAACACGTTAACTGGTCTGTCGGCAATGCTACTCAAGGTAATTTATTAGATCCGGGTGACACTCCCCATGCTAATGCACAATTTTTAGTTTTCTGTGGTGCGGTGATTCGAGGTGTTCATAAATATGGACCTTTATTACGGGCGGTGGTAGCTACAGCAAGTAATGATCATCGTCTTGGGGCAAATGAAGCTCCTCCTGCTATTATATCTGTATATTTAGGATCACAATTAGAAGATGTTTTTGAGCAAATTCTCAAAGGAGAAGTAAAAAGCTCAAAAGCGGCTGAAACCATGAATATAGGTGTCGATACTTTACCAGAAATTCCGATGGATCCGGGTGACAGAAATCGTACATCTCCCTTTGCTTTTACGGGCAATCGTTTCGAGTTTCGTGCCGTTGGTTCACATCAATCTGTAGCAGGTCCGTTGGTAGCTATGAACACAATCTTAGCAGAATCTTTGGATTGGATCGCTGGAGAATTAGAAGCTGAATTAAACAAAGGTACAGAATTAAATACAGCTATTCATAAGATCCTCAAGGAAATTATGGAAGAACATGGAAATGTAATTTTTGGTGGCAATGGTTACTCTTCTGAATGGCATAAAATGGCAGTTGAGGAAAGAGGCTTAAAGAATTTACCTACTACTGCTGATGCTTTACCTGTGTTAAAAGAAAAACATATTGAAGAATTATTCCAGAAAATGGGTGTCCTTTCTCCAAAAGAGTTAGAAAGCCGTTTTGAAGTTTATGCCGAACAATATTTATTATCTATTGAGGTAGAAGCAAAATTAGTCATTAGCATTGCTAAAACCACCATTTACCCCGCAGCGATGAAATATTTATCTAGTCTTACCAATACCATGGCTAGTCTTAAAGATATTGGCATTGAAATTGATAAAACCACCGTTAAAAAAGTCTCAGAATTAGCAGATTCTATGATGGCAGAAGTTCAAAAATTAAGTGATGCTGTTTCTAAACATGACTTTGAGAGCACAGAAGCTCATCTGAAATATTTTGCCACAACTATTCGTTCATTAATGGATGAAGTGCGCAAATATGCTGATGCTTTAGAAGAAGAAATTGCCGATGAATTATGGCCTTTACCTACTTATCAGGAGATGTTATTCATCAAATAG